agtagctgggattacaggtgcgcaccaccatgcccagcttatttttgtagttttagtagagatcgggtttcaccatgtatgatctcattttttaataactgtgtagtattccatggtatatatgtaccatattttctttatccagtccaccattgatggacatctaggttaattctatatctttgctattgtgaatagtgctgtaatgaatgtgtgtgtatctttttggtagaaggatttatattcctttgggtatatgtccagtaatgggattgccaggTCGAATGGTAGGtccattttaagttctttaaaaaatctcctgactgctttccacagtggctgagttAGTTTACATTCTTACCTGcagtataagcattccttttctttgcaacctcgctggcatctgctattttttgaccttttaataatagctgttctgactggtgtgagatggcatcttattgtgtgtttttaaaaattaaatttaattttttttgacggggtctcactttgtcacccaggctagagtgcagtggcactatcttggctcactgcaacctccaccttctgggctcaagcagttctcccacctcagcctctcgagtagctgggaccacaggcacacgccttgacccctggctaatttttgtatttttagtagagatagggttttgccatatctgtcaggctggtcttgaacgtctgcccttaagtgatccgcctgtcttggcctcccaaaatgttgggattacagatgtgagtcaccacacctggccttcattgtcgttttaatttgcatttccctaatacaAATCTGCCATTTTCATTCCTGGTGTGGCAAGCTTGTGTGTCATTAACCGTACCTGGAGTATTATATCTACCCTGAACGCCTTATCCCCCCTCTCTAAGGATGCCTGGGAAAGCCTTCTGAAATCCACACACACTTGAACACCTCCTTGACCTGCTCAAGACTATTCAGATCTACAAAGTAGGTGCCAAACTCTGTGCCATGGCCCCAATCACCCAGGTCAGGGCTGTTTCCAACCCAGGAGCCCTCAAGTGATGGTGAAGGATGACAAGGTCCCTGATGCAGAAGAAGCCATTTTATTAGGTGAGGCACGTGGGATGTTACACACGCCTggtgggaaaggagagggagCAGGTTCCTCGGAGAGAAGGCGACTGTGTCATCTTCCAGCACATGGGTCAGTCATCTGTGAGCACTGGGAAGCTGGGCCAGAGGGAATGGATTGAGCAGCAAGAAATAGTTCTGTTGGGGGAAGACCCGAATCAGGATGGAGACTCAAGGTCAGTGAGTGTTACTGGTATTGACTCATCATCAAACTCATGCCTCAAAGGGACAGGAGGAGGCCAAGACCCTGGGGAAGGCATCAGGCTTGGGGTCAGGGCTCCGTGTGCGTGTGTTtgagtgagtgtgtgtctgtgtatccaCGTGTACTTGTGTGTGGTGAGTCCACCGATGTGGGCGTGTGTGAGTATGCTGGTGTGAGAGTGTGTGCGTCTGTATCAGTGGCCATGTGTCtgggcatttgtgtgtgtgtttctcctgGTAGCTGTGCTGCCTGCATCCTTCCACCTCTGTCAGCTTTTCTGTGGATTTCTCTGTGCATCCCTGTGTGTACCTCTGTAGATGTTTGTCTCTTTCTTTGGATGTCATTGTCCCAAGCTGCCGGCTGCCTTCTACCAGGAGAAGAACAGCCAGCCCCCAAAATCCTGGGGTGTGTGGAGGGGCACTTACCAGCTCAGCAGAGGACAGGCCCCTTCCTGGAAGGCTTAGACCTTGATGACAAACTGTAGTCTGTGGATCAACATgtctagaaaaacaaacaaatacacaaacaaacaaacaataaaaaaaaacagaccaCAGTCATGATCTCAACGTGAAGGAGTCCACATTCCTAAAGGTGGGGGGCCAGGGAATGGAGGCCTCTGGAGATCCGACTGTGTTCAGCATGCTTGGAGGAAGCCAGGCCTCCTTCTACCAACCAGCCCAGCTGTCCTCAGTgtcagggctgaggcaggagacacaGTGTCTATCTCAAAATCATCTGGATTATTCCGGGGAAAAAGAAGCCCAAAATGGTGAGAGTTGAGGCCAGAGGGACCTAGTATCCTAGGGTGTGCAGGAAAAAAACTCCTTGGGGGAAGTTGCTGCTCCTGCAGAGGGGGACAGAGGGCTGGAAAGCAGGTACTTACTGGCAATGTCATGCGCCAGGGTGACGTCCAAGCCACTGAGAACCTCATTGACCAGAGGGCACACCTGGCCAGGGGCAGAGGGGTGAGTTAGGCAGAGTGGCACCCTGGAGCAGCAGAATCCCCAGCGGGGGTTCTCTGGGGAAATTTCCTGTCATTTTTCAGTGTGAAAGTGATTCTAAGCAATCCCACAGATCAATGACCACACATGCACGAGGACAAACTGGAGGCATGAGGGATGTTGTGAAGGACCCCAAATCACACAAGCCCAGTGTTCACTCTGTGACATCACATCTGATTCTAAGTAGAGTGGAGTGCTCTGGTTATAGGAGACACCCAGGCATAGGTTGGAAGACTGTCTGTGGCCATAGAAAGCTGGGCAGGGAACTTCTCCAACTTCTCAGAACAGGGGCCAATCCTTTTCAGCTTCAGTGTGGACAGGCAGGGCCTGGCCTAGAGCAGAGACTTATCAATGCATTTGGAAAGATGTAAAGAAGAAACACGGACAGATGGATCAATGGACAAATAGATTGATGAATGGAAGTTACTTATCAAATTGAAGGACTTGGACCCACTCAGCCCAGGGCTTTGTTTCAGTGCAAGAAGTTCTAAAACTTGGTTTAGATCAGGGGATCCCCACCTTGCCCACTTACTTTGCCCTGAACCAACTCAGGCAGGACTTTATTCAAGATCCCTGTGAGGCTGTCCAGAAGACCTTGAATGGGGAGGGGGCCAAGTCTGAAAGAGAAAAGCCATGGGTGATGCAGTGACCTGGAGTTGGTGTGGAGAAGGCTCCAGAGGGGGACACTGTGAACCCCACAGTGAACCCCACTGTGAACCCCACAGTCTCAACACTCAGTCACTAAAGCAGAGTGTTGTCTGTCTACACCCGTGTGCAGGCCAACAGCAAGGGTCCTATTGAAAGGGAGTTACATTTGTGTACAGCAGTGCACACACAGGTATGTGTAGGATAAACACATGGTTCTCAGAAAAAGCAGGTGTCAATAAGGCTTTGCAGAGTCCATAAATGAATGGATACTACTTAGTATGTAGTTGTCATGAGGATCCAATGAGATGACACATGTGAAGCCCAATGTATGTGCTCATTAAAAGTTAACCACATGGGCAACTTTTGCATAATAGGTATGACACAGTCTCCCCATGTGACAGGTAACTGAAATAAGTAACCTAGTTAGGATCCATGTCTATTTTACCCCTTACTGGGACAAAGCACTTTCACACCTATTATCTTGGTAGATTCTATCAATAACTCCAATGCAGTTCCATACTGCAGATAAGTAAACTTAGAACTAAATTGGAGAAGCACTACCCAAGTTCACATAGGAAGCCCTCTATCCCCATTCCTATGTAATATGCAGGGCTTAAACTCCAATTTCTTGTTGCTAGATCCAGCATAAAATTGGTTATCTTGGTCTAAGAAGGGATAAGCGActacttatctatctatctatgtatgtatctatctatctatctaaccatccatccatctatctgttCATCCTTCTCTCCATCCACCCAACCAACTAACCATCTgtcagtccatccatccatccatccatccatccatccatccatccatccatccatccatccatccatctttccaccctccctccttcccatccaTTTTCCCACCCTTTCAGCCTCTCACTCATCTATTCTGTCATTGTCCCAGCTTTCCAACCATCCATCCAGCATCACACCATGTCATCTCTGGGCAGGAGAAGCTGCTCCTCTGGCCTCACCCATCAAGCAGAGAGATATGCAGGCTTCCAGGAGAATGGGTGCAGTCACCAAGGACCAGGTGGATCCTCCCCTGCTTATCTCTCACGGCTAAGATTTCTGCAGTGATGTTCAGCTTCACAGCCAGCCTCAACAGATTTGCACCAACCAGGGGCCTGCAAAGGAGACAGCCCCACTGGTATCTGGCTCCACCATATTCCAAGGAAGAGGGTTATTTTCTCCTTGCCAAGAATGCTAGCCTCACCTCCCTCCATCTTGCCCACAGTTGTACTTATCTCATTTTCTAGCAGAAGAAACAAAGGCTTAAGAGGTCAAGTGAGCTTCCCAAGTGACCCAAGGCTGCTCAGCATAGCAACAAATGAGCTGAAGTTGGAGGCTTAGGTCTGTTAGACTCCAATACCCCTGTTATGGTTACCCATGGTTACCCATGGTCACCAGGGTCTCCCTTGGTGAGCCATCCTCTCACCCCCTCTTGGGACCCACTCACGTATTCACTTGGAGATTTATGCCGAGAGGGATGGTGACATAGAGACGGTGGCCATCAGGGCTCTGCACAAGGCCAAGTTCCAGCAGCTGGGGGTCAGTGACCTTTATACTGTCCAGGGAGTAATATTGGAGGGGGAAATATTAGCTCTTCTAACTCCAAATCCAGAAACCATCTTTAACCTAACAGTACTCATCCCAGAGGTAGAACTTCCCACCCAGGATAGGGAGACGGGAGGGGAGTCTTGCAGCCTAAGCCACATGAGTCTGAGTCACACATCAGGTCTTTTCCAGCCTCTGCCCTGGAACAGAtctgacacacacacagtgcCCTTTCCTCATCTCCAGTCTATGATGTATTCAGGAGAGCAACTGTGTCTGGATTATATTTGCATCCTGTATGCCAGCTAAGAGCCTTACAAAGAAAGTGGCTACTTCATATTAGTTGACTGTGGATTGATGAGAAGGTGGATAGTGGATacgtgggtggatggatggaagagtAAGTGATTAGGTAGAAGGATGAATAACTGGATGATGGATTGgtcagtggatgaatgaatgatgcaGGTGCAACTGGAAGTAAACCTGCACAAACACTTATGGGTAAGAATCACCCACTCTGTCAGGTGGCTGATCACCAAAGTTTATCATGGGGATTGAGGAGCAGGAAGTCAGGGAGAGTGCAGAGAGGGTGGAAGGAAGCCTTTCTCCCATTGTCCTATCtttccaaccatccatccatcatcatACCCTGTTGTCTCCAGGAGAAGCCAGCCGTCTGACCTCACCCACCAAGCAGGGAGGCCATTTGATGGGTGAAGCCATTCACTGAGCCAGCCTCTGTGCCAGGTGATTTACACCTTTTCCAGTCCTCCCAATAGACTTCCTCTGTGGGTTCTataatctacattttacagatggagaaaccaagCACAGAGAGACAGGGTGTCCTGTCCCAGGTCATCCAACAGGTACATTTGAAAATCGAAGTCAAGAAGTCTGTCTGTCTCCAAGTCAGGGAGCGAGACCCTGGGTGGGTAGGATTTTGGAAATGGCTTTGATCCAGTCCTATCCAGGACCCAGGCTTTCCCAGCTCACTGGCATCAATCTTCCATTCTTGCTTTGTGCTTTGCGAGCTCTTGGCTGTCTCATGGGAAACACCACATTAGACCTTTCCATGGACATCACACTGTTCTTCATCACATTGATATCATCAAGGTGATATCTTGGTGATATCACTCTCGCTTACATCAAAGGCCATCTGTGTTCTAAGGGATTTCACAGGTAGAGAGAACAAAATGACCACAGTGTAGTGGGAAGAGCCTTGGCTTTGGACTTAGGAAAGTAGAGTGAGAGCCTTACTCACTTGGCATCACTCTAACAGCGGGAACACAAGcacctctgtgccttggttttcccATTTGCAAACTGAAGATTATTAAATCGACCTCAGAGGGTAGTTGTGAGGATTACAGATGATGCTGGGGCCTCAGGACATGCTTAGAACTGAGGGCATTGCTGGTTTGCCAGACTGGAGATGGGTCTCAGAACTGAGTCCTGGCTCCCCCTTCAGGCTGCCACCTCACTGCTTCAGTGTCACTGCCTGGGGCTGGCAGATCTTCACCTGGGGTTCCCCGGCGGAGATCAAAGCTCTATTTTAGGGCAACTCACTCAATGATGTTCAGGCCGGGGATCACTGATGTCACTTTCCCAAGCAGTCCCCCAAGGAGGCCACCAGAAGTACCTCCTCCAGGCTTCAGGATGTCCAGGAGCGGAAGGTTTTCCAGAATGCCCAACAGGCCCCCAGAGAGCAGGCCATTGCCGAGGGCTGGAAATGGGCATAAGGGTCTCTGGGGGTCAGATCTGACAATTCCAGATCCTCAGGCCCCCTCCCCCATCCAGCCCTGTCCCTCCCCGCTTCGCAGGGTTGGacacactctctctctgtcacacacacacacacccacacccctgAAAGAAGTTGTCACAGACTCACCATTTGTCAAGCTTCCTGCAAGACCTGTGGGACTCAAGGGCAGGGCTGGATTCACAGTCAAGGGCAGGGCTGGATTCACAGTCAAGGGCAGGGCCTGGTCCAGGGGCACAGGCAGGCCTCCAAACTGGGCCATGATCTGGGCTAACAGCCCGTAGAAGACAATGAGGACCCCAGTTTGAAACATCTTTGTTCTTAGTATCTGTGGACAGAATGACAAGTCCAACAGGGCATCGATATCAGAGAGGAATTTATGCACCACCTGCCCCTGCCGCCTAGGGGGTGAGGTTGTCATTCGTTTGCTCCCCAGAACACCAGGGGGTCACTAGTAATAGCTAACACTGCTGAACAATTTCTCCTTGCCAGGCAGCAGGCTGACTGCTTTACACAATTTCATCTTCATCACAACCCTAAGACATGGGCACCTGTTACCTGCAGTGCACAGGTGAGGGCCACTGATCAGGGGCCTGAAAAGGAGACAGCCCCACTGGTATCTGGCTCCAGCACATTCCAAGGAAGagggtttttttcctccttgcCAAGAATCCCAGCCTCACCTCACTCCATCTTGCCCACAGTTGTGTTATCTGATTTTCCAGTAGGAGAAACCAAGGCTCACAGAGGTCAAGTGAGTTTCCAGTTGGGAGTTTCAAATGTACTGCCATCACCTCTTGAAACCCACTCATGTACCCAAGTACCACTCATGTACCCAAGTACTCATGGCCTGAGTGTGGGTAACTTTCCCCAAGGTCACAAGTACACAGTGGAGAGAGGATTGGAAGCTAGAGCCAGGTGAACCCTCTGTTAAATTAAGTAACCGTCAGATTTATCCTCCAGTCAGGCTTGCTTCAATGGCTTGAATCATTGCTGCTCTTCAGACAAAGCAAGTGAGAAGGGTTAAACATGCAAGTGCTGAAGAACTGAGCTGTTTTGCATCATCCCCGTTCAGTCCTTTGGCCTGACGGTTGGTGGATGCCCTTGAAAGTCACACAATATAGGGATCGCATGGCCACAGCCACCATCTCATGCAGACATGTGTTGGGGAATTCCTGGGGCCATCAGAGTCTTCATTGCATGCAAAGAACCAGGGGACCAAAGAGAGgtagtgactttcccaaggtcatagAATAAATTGATGGTAGAGCTGTGGTTGAAGGCAGGTCTCCCAACCCTCCCCTCACTCAAGACACAAACATGCGTTCTATCGTTTTGacacctttctcttcttcttcaagCTGCCCTGGAGGAATTCTGGGCACCCCCTGAGGTTTGGCTCGCAGACCTCCCACAGGTCTATTTGGCAGCCAGTAAAGTTGTCCAGAGCCAGCACTAGTACCCACACTTTGGAGACAACTGGCGGCTTTGTGCAAAATTCCATCTATTGGCTGACTCAGCTAAAGCTCCATTCTTGTGGTGGAAGGCTGGAAATGAAAGGTCTTTTGGTCCAAAGAGCCAGTTGTGCCCTTCTTAGGGAGGTAACTTTGACCACAGCCTCTGAATCTCCTTTGGGCAACAGACCCTTTATGAATCCAGTGGAAGCTAAAGATCCTAGTCTCAGAAAAATgcatcaaaatgtttaaaattgggAGAAGAATTTTAGGAGCTTTCTGGATCATCTGTATCCACATTGGTAACCTCAAGTTAAAACTTTTGCCTTAGGGGTTTTGATTTAGGGCATTAATAGTGCTCATTTTATATCAATATTACTGGTCTCTTAGGACAGCAGAGCAAATGGCCATTCCCACATCCCTGACATTGGCCAGGTCTGTTTCTCTTGCATGGCCCCCAGTGAGTGATCTTGAGTATGGTCTGCCTGCCCCACAGTGAGGAGCCTGAGATCCCTGCCGTCAAGGGTAGCAGAGGGGCTGCAGAATGGACAGCTCTTACCTGGACTTCTTAGAGGTCTCAGCAGCTGTCCTGGTCTCCTCTGTCTCCCCCACTCACTTCTGCCGAGGATGCAGCCTCTTTTATAGTATGGGGACCAGGAAGCGTGTGTTGGGTGATGGGTTTCTAGATAATTGAGAATTCTGCAATCTGGCGGCGTCTTTCAGGGCTTTCCAAAGCAAATAATTGCCAATCATATTAGCAGGTGGGACGGTTAAACTATTTGGTCGACAAGATAAACAGAAAAACCTGAGATGGGATGTTACTCAAGACTTTATGGTTTCCTGAGCGGGGCCAAGGTTGCGGACCCACGCTCTCTAGGTAGCTTCGAGCATTGAAAGGAGCAACCAGCCAGTCTGAGCCCAGGAAGGGACTTCAGTCTCATCTGTTGGACTCTTTCCTCTCCTGCTCTAATTGTTTTGCTCCAATTGTTGGAGGATTCTTTCTCCTAAAGTGTCAAAAGAGACACTGCATCCGACATCTGGGGTGTGTCTCCattccagggattctcctgcctcagcctcctgagtagctgagactacaggcaagtgccaccacaccccacaaagattttgtatttttagtagagacggggtttcaccatgttggtgaaacACAGTGGGTCTTCTGTTTTCAGAGCCCCTGTTGCACATCAGGAGCTCTCTGTCCTCACAAGAACCCTGAGAGAGAGAGGTTACTGCTCCttttttatagaggaggaaactgagctcCAGTGGGGACAAGTGCCCAAAGACCCAGAAAGGATGCAGCACAGTTAGAATGCAACTGACTGgagaatgaaaacaacaaaaacagtgccAACAGCAGACACTGGCCGAGCTCCTGCTATATGCCCAGCCTGCCACCGTGTTCACATGCAGCATCTCACAAAATCCTCACAGCCCCGTACTCCTATTCTacaagggggaaactgaggctgagtgTGAGGCGAGCTGTCCAGAGATGCACTGCTGGCCTGGGGTGAGAGATCCACACTCTGGTCCTTTCCCCGTATCACTGTGCTAAAAGACGAAGGTGCCTCCCCACACTTGCTGGCCGTTTTGATTTCCCCACCTGTGAACTTTATGCTTTCAtgcttccctttttattttttaaattttcacttaatttttattctgttttattttattttgagacagagtc
This genomic interval from Theropithecus gelada isolate Dixy chromosome 10, Tgel_1.0, whole genome shotgun sequence contains the following:
- the BPIFA1 gene encoding BPI fold-containing family A member 1 codes for the protein MFQTGVLIVFYGLLAQIMAQFGGLPVPLDQALPLTVNPALPLTVNPALPLSPTGLAGSLTNALGNGLLSGGLLGILENLPLLDILKPGGGTSGGLLGGLLGKVTSVIPGLNIIDIKVTDPQLLELGLVQSPDGHRLYVTIPLGINLQVNTPLVGANLLRLAVKLNITAEILAVRDKQGRIHLVLGDCTHSPGSLHISLLDGLGPLPIQGLLDSLTGILNKVLPELVQGKVCPLVNEVLSGLDVTLAHDIANMLIHRLQFVIKV